The following is a genomic window from Capnocytophaga stomatis.
GAGCTGTGTCTAACTCTGATCATCAGTTAATAGTGTCAGGTAAAGCTGGTCGTTCACGTTGGTTAGGTAGAAGACCAAGAACAAGACCAGTTGTTATGAACCCAGTTGACCACCCAATGGGTGGTGGTGAAGGTAGAGCAACCGGAGGTCACCCAAGATCAAGAAAAGGTATCCCAGCTAAAGGTTACAGAACACGTTCTAAAACCAAAGCAAGTAATAAGTATATTGTAGAACGTAGAAAAAAATAAAAGACTAAGAGATGGCACGTTCATTAAAGAAAGGACCTTACGTTCACTATAGTTTGGAGAAAAAAATCCAACAAAACATTGAAACAGGTAAAAAGACAGTTATCAAAACTTGGTCAAGAGCTTCGATGATAACACCTGATTTTGTTGGTCAAACGATAGCGGTTCACAATGGTCGTCAGTTTGTTCCGGTGTATATCACTGAGAATATGGTAGGACACAAATTAGGAGAGTTTTCACCAACACGTTCATTTAGAGGACACGCTGGTGCAAAAAATAAAGGTAAAAAATAATAGAAGGCTATGGGAGTTCGTAAAAGAGAAAAAGCAACAGAAATAAAAGAAGCTAAAAAGAGCTTGGCTTTTGCAAAGTTGAATAACTGCCCTACTTCGCCTCGAAAAATGCGTTTGGTAGCGGATTTGGTTCGTGGTCAACAAGTAGATAAAGCCCTTGCTATTTTGAAATTCAACCAAAAAGAGGCATCTGCTCGCTTGGAAAAATTATTGTTATCAGCAATAGCTAACTGGCAAGCTAAAAACGAAGATGCAAACTTGGAAGAAGCTGGATTATTCATCAAAGAAATTCGCGTGGACGGAGGAATGATTTTGAAAAGATTGCGTCCTGCTCCACAAGGAAGAGCACACAGAATTAGAAAACGCTCAAATCACGTAACGTTGGTTTTAGGAGCTAAAAATTATAACACAGAAAGCTAAGATAAACTATGGGACAAAAGACAAATCCAATCGGAAATCGCCTTGGAATTATCAGAGGATGGGAGTCTAACTGGTACGGAGGTAATGACTACGGAGATAAACTTGCTGAAGATGATAAAATCAGAAAGTATGTACAAACCCGTTTGTCTAAGGCTAGTGTTTCTCGTGTGATTATTGAAAGAACTTTGAAACTTGTAACCGTTACTATCACTACTGCTCGCCCAGGTATCATTATCGGAAGAGGAGGTCAAGAGGTAGACAAGTTGAAAGAGGAATTGAAAAAAATCACCGGTAAAGATATTCAAATCAATATCTTTGAAATCAAAAGACCTGAATTAGACGCTAACTTGGTTGCTGCAAGTATTGCTCGTCAGATAGAAGGGCGTGTTTCATATCGTAGAGCTATCAAAATGGCTATAGCGGCTGCAATGCGTATGAATGCTGAAGGAATCAAAGTGATGATTTCTGGTCGATTGAATGGTGCAGAGATGGCTCGTTCTGAGAGTTATAAAGAGGGAAGAATTCCTTTGTCCACATTCAGAGCAGACATTGACTACGCACTTGATGAAGCACATACTACGTACGGTCGTATGGGAATTAAAGTGTGGATTATGAAAGGTGAAATCTACGGTAAGAGAGAGCTTTCTCCGCTAGTAGGAATGACCAAAAAATCTGCAGGTTCAGGAACAGGTAAATCTGCTTCGGATAAAGCCCAAGGAGGACCTAGAAAAGCACGTCGTAAAAAGTAATTTTTAAAGTAAAAAGAAATGTTACAGCCAAAAAGAACGAAATATCGTAGAGTACAGAAAGGCAGGATGAAAGGAGTTTCTCATCGTGGGACCTTGCTTTCTAATGGTATGTTTGGGATAAAATCTTTGGATTCTGCATTCATTACTTCTCGTCAAATTGAGTCAGCTCGTATTGCAGCAACTCGTTATATGAAGCGTGAAGGTCAGTTGTGGATTAAAATTTTTCCAGATAAACCAATTACTAAGAAGCCTTTAGAGGTACGTATGGGTAAAGGTAAAGGTGCCGTAGAATACTGGGCAGCTGTTGTTAAACCAGGAAGAATTATGTTTGAAGTAGGAGGAGTGTCAATTGAAGTGGCGAAAGAAGCTTTGCGTTTGGCAGCACAAAAACTTCCTGTGAGAACAAAATTCGTTGTAGCAAGAGATTATCAAGATTAATTAAAGAGCAATGAAACAGTCTGAAATTAAAAAATTGACAATAGCTGAGCTGCAAGAAAAGCTTGGTGAATATAAAAAATCGTATGCAGATTTGAAAATGG
Proteins encoded in this region:
- the rpsS gene encoding 30S ribosomal protein S19, whose protein sequence is MARSLKKGPYVHYSLEKKIQQNIETGKKTVIKTWSRASMITPDFVGQTIAVHNGRQFVPVYITENMVGHKLGEFSPTRSFRGHAGAKNKGKK
- the rplP gene encoding 50S ribosomal protein L16, encoding MLQPKRTKYRRVQKGRMKGVSHRGTLLSNGMFGIKSLDSAFITSRQIESARIAATRYMKREGQLWIKIFPDKPITKKPLEVRMGKGKGAVEYWAAVVKPGRIMFEVGGVSIEVAKEALRLAAQKLPVRTKFVVARDYQD
- the rplV gene encoding 50S ribosomal protein L22 translates to MGVRKREKATEIKEAKKSLAFAKLNNCPTSPRKMRLVADLVRGQQVDKALAILKFNQKEASARLEKLLLSAIANWQAKNEDANLEEAGLFIKEIRVDGGMILKRLRPAPQGRAHRIRKRSNHVTLVLGAKNYNTES
- the rpsC gene encoding 30S ribosomal protein S3 is translated as MGQKTNPIGNRLGIIRGWESNWYGGNDYGDKLAEDDKIRKYVQTRLSKASVSRVIIERTLKLVTVTITTARPGIIIGRGGQEVDKLKEELKKITGKDIQINIFEIKRPELDANLVAASIARQIEGRVSYRRAIKMAIAAAMRMNAEGIKVMISGRLNGAEMARSESYKEGRIPLSTFRADIDYALDEAHTTYGRMGIKVWIMKGEIYGKRELSPLVGMTKKSAGSGTGKSASDKAQGGPRKARRKK